Proteins from a genomic interval of Oceanispirochaeta crateris:
- a CDS encoding tripartite tricarboxylate transporter TctB family protein: MVNKKPGELALAAFFVFLGIVLYISALGFPERAQTSTAVYVKFVGAGMAILSAVDFSMTLKKKSGKVELFTNKTYFFGLVGLMLAYMILLMLNVGFMIATIPFLAATSLLLGYRNWKIMAASFVGILLSTYLVFFRMLQVPMP, from the coding sequence ATGGTCAATAAAAAACCTGGCGAACTTGCTCTGGCGGCATTTTTCGTCTTTCTAGGAATAGTGTTATATATTAGCGCATTGGGTTTCCCCGAAAGGGCTCAGACCAGCACTGCGGTCTATGTTAAGTTCGTAGGTGCCGGAATGGCCATACTTTCGGCAGTCGACTTCAGTATGACCTTGAAAAAAAAGTCGGGGAAAGTGGAATTATTCACTAACAAAACCTACTTTTTCGGCCTTGTCGGATTAATGCTGGCCTATATGATCCTTCTTATGTTAAACGTCGGGTTTATGATTGCCACGATTCCCTTCCTGGCAGCAACATCATTGCTGCTGGGTTACAGGAACTGGAAAATCATGGCTGCTTCATTTGTTGGGATTCTCTTATCGACTTATCTGGTGTTTTTTAGAATGCTCCAGGTACCCATGCCCTGA
- a CDS encoding phosphate/phosphite/phosphonate ABC transporter substrate-binding protein: MNKCKIIMIFLSLFILLGAGQLCCQEQGSSETLKFGYSSSQNPSLLIESMTPLMEIMSEGLNVKIEFVHKKTFSEMQKAYINQEIDFGIINAFSFLRVIPYDAVIPIAARKIQNSKSYQSFFFTRKNSGIKSIDDLHGRVVALGDPYSTSSYLIPHEMFRRKNIEPETDFSETIIISKQDSLILSVLNRTSDAGVCASFIYNEQSEDIREELYVFDRSEPFALGPFVVNKNLDQETIKTIRDILLTLPETERGQRALNRAGIEGFEPVNIEDYDSLIKIAKSLNIN; the protein is encoded by the coding sequence ATGAATAAATGTAAAATCATAATGATATTTTTAAGTCTTTTTATTCTCTTGGGTGCAGGTCAGCTCTGCTGCCAGGAGCAGGGGAGCAGTGAAACTCTCAAATTTGGTTATTCCTCAAGCCAGAATCCTTCTCTTCTCATTGAGAGTATGACTCCTTTGATGGAGATAATGTCTGAAGGGTTAAATGTCAAAATTGAATTTGTTCATAAGAAGACATTTTCTGAGATGCAGAAAGCCTATATCAATCAGGAAATTGATTTTGGAATTATTAATGCCTTTTCATTCTTGAGGGTTATTCCCTATGATGCCGTTATTCCTATTGCCGCAAGGAAAATACAAAATTCAAAGAGTTATCAGAGTTTCTTTTTTACCAGAAAAAATAGTGGAATCAAGTCTATAGACGATCTTCATGGAAGGGTTGTTGCTCTAGGTGATCCATATTCAACTAGTTCTTATTTGATTCCTCATGAAATGTTTAGAAGAAAAAATATTGAACCCGAAACCGATTTTTCTGAAACAATAATAATTTCAAAACAGGATTCTTTGATCCTCTCTGTTTTAAACAGAACTTCAGATGCTGGAGTCTGTGCTTCATTTATTTATAATGAACAATCCGAAGATATACGAGAAGAGCTATACGTCTTTGACCGCTCCGAACCTTTTGCTCTGGGACCATTTGTTGTCAATAAGAACCTTGATCAGGAGACAATAAAGACTATCAGAGATATTTTATTGACACTTCCTGAAACAGAAAGAGGCCAAAGGGCTTTGAACAGGGCTGGAATAGAAGGATTTGAACCTGTGAATATTGAGGATTATGACAGTCTTATCAAAATTGCGAAATCATTAAATATTAACTGA
- a CDS encoding Na/Pi cotransporter family protein — translation MSMWNLFSLVGGLAIFLYGMIEMNKHLTSIAGSKMKSIMMTLTKGPVRGYFTGLGITIVNQSSSATTVLEAALVGAGLMTFHQSLAVTLGAELGSTFLPQLIAFPSITKFSSLIVFVGFLLRITSKDRKKRHIAMTVFTFGLLFLGMDMMSTSLKPLRSFEPFILLMKNIETPILGILLGVIFTMIIQSSGATTSITIAMALSGTISLEQAIPINLGAAVGTCITAVLGSITLNREAKRSAYIHILFQLIGAFWVFILLSIPFQGERLYIWAIKWFTLNVLRTDSLARQIAMGFTFMPIINHIIVFPNLRLILRFFNRIFPEGEAVKPFGVKYIKDRLISSSVDLSLLMAKKEVLRVADFIQSMIIDMKTGFSSNDISVFNRVRELDSKVDTLHASIIHFLAKLSQEELSEKESALCVNYMYIQNELESIGDLIDKNIMSLFEKKVDQDLKFSEDGFHELEHLIYRVNRNFEYLIQALKDDDLRMAKKVLDFHKKKEEEKYKKLHIERLYQGQSESIATSSVHLDLISYLSRINGHIAYIAKRLSRIN, via the coding sequence ATGAGTATGTGGAACCTATTTTCGCTGGTAGGGGGGCTGGCGATATTTTTGTATGGCATGATAGAAATGAACAAGCATCTCACTTCTATTGCCGGCAGCAAAATGAAGTCTATTATGATGACTCTTACAAAGGGACCTGTTAGGGGATATTTTACTGGTCTTGGAATTACTATTGTGAATCAGTCTTCCTCAGCTACAACGGTTCTGGAGGCGGCTCTTGTGGGAGCAGGTCTTATGACATTTCACCAGAGCCTTGCTGTAACCCTTGGAGCGGAACTCGGCTCGACTTTTCTCCCTCAGTTGATTGCCTTTCCTTCTATAACCAAGTTTTCCTCCTTGATTGTTTTCGTCGGGTTTTTGCTCCGCATTACTTCAAAAGACAGAAAGAAAAGACACATAGCCATGACAGTATTCACTTTCGGGCTCCTTTTCCTTGGTATGGATATGATGTCCACTTCACTTAAACCCCTAAGAAGCTTTGAACCTTTTATTCTTTTAATGAAAAACATCGAAACACCAATTCTGGGAATTCTTTTGGGTGTGATTTTCACTATGATTATCCAATCCTCCGGTGCCACCACCAGTATTACCATTGCTATGGCACTTTCTGGTACGATCAGCCTTGAACAGGCTATTCCCATCAATTTGGGCGCTGCTGTAGGAACCTGTATAACGGCAGTTCTGGGGAGTATTACACTAAATCGTGAAGCCAAGAGGTCCGCTTATATCCATATTTTGTTTCAGCTTATCGGGGCTTTTTGGGTCTTTATCCTTCTGTCCATCCCCTTTCAGGGGGAACGTCTATATATCTGGGCTATCAAATGGTTTACACTGAATGTTCTGAGAACAGATAGCCTGGCCAGGCAAATTGCCATGGGTTTCACTTTTATGCCTATCATTAATCACATCATTGTCTTTCCCAATCTAAGGCTTATCCTCCGTTTCTTTAATCGGATTTTTCCTGAAGGTGAAGCCGTGAAACCCTTTGGTGTTAAATACATCAAAGACCGGCTCATCAGCAGCAGCGTTGATCTTTCTCTCCTGATGGCAAAAAAAGAAGTTCTAAGAGTAGCGGATTTTATCCAGAGTATGATTATTGATATGAAAACAGGTTTCAGTTCCAATGATATTTCAGTTTTTAACCGAGTCCGTGAACTTGACTCTAAAGTGGATACTCTTCATGCTTCAATAATTCATTTTCTGGCCAAACTTTCGCAAGAGGAGCTTTCTGAAAAAGAGTCCGCTCTTTGTGTGAACTATATGTATATTCAGAATGAACTGGAATCCATTGGCGATCTTATAGATAAAAATATTATGAGCCTGTTTGAAAAAAAAGTTGATCAGGACCTTAAATTTTCAGAAGATGGATTTCATGAACTGGAACATCTCATTTATAGGGTCAATAGAAATTTTGAGTATTTGATCCAGGCTCTGAAGGATGATGATTTGAGAATGGCTAAAAAAGTCCTTGATTTTCATAAGAAGAAAGAAGAAGAAAAATATAAAAAGCTTCATATTGAAAGATTGTATCAGGGGCAGTCGGAGTCGATTGCTACATCCTCGGTACACCTGGATCTCATTAGTTATCTTTCCAGGATCAACGGACATATTGCTTACATAGCCAAGCGACTGAGCCGTATTAATTAA
- a CDS encoding tripartite tricarboxylate transporter permease: MDMIFNYIEILFTIPNLIAIASGTVLGTMMGAMPGLTGTLAVAILIPTTFSMDPVMGLAMMGGSYSGSMYGGSIASILMSTPGTPAALCTSFEGYPLTRKGRAGIALKVSAVSSFWGGIISTAVLLIFAPILAYFALNFGPPEYFLLAIMGLASIVMFAKGNMIKGLLSGFIGLAISLIGTDPISGSLRYTGGFLELYEGLDFMAPLIGMFSIAQMLTLAGEKTIAKGVGDAKAVIKKEKMPKGLVKPITLGSFMGTGIGILPGAGATISAFLAYQTQRQISKKKHEFGKGSLEGIAAAESSNNAVTGGSLIPLLTLGIPGNTTSAALMGGLIIQGLIPGPELFTRYADVTYPFILSLFVANVVFLMVGLFFAPQLAKVSLIPTSLLIPVVCMFSVIGTYAIQNSLFDVGVMIIFALLGYFLSKYGFSMGALVLGLILGPIAEKGFAQGILMGKGSYSIFVTRPTSIVLIAITVILIVSSYFTAPEMDPTEESAI; the protein is encoded by the coding sequence ATGGATATGATTTTCAACTATATTGAGATTCTTTTTACAATACCAAACCTGATTGCAATCGCGTCGGGAACGGTGCTTGGAACCATGATGGGAGCCATGCCTGGATTAACGGGTACTCTAGCTGTTGCCATTCTGATTCCCACCACTTTCTCCATGGATCCGGTGATGGGTCTTGCCATGATGGGAGGGTCATATAGCGGTTCTATGTACGGTGGTTCAATAGCATCAATTCTTATGTCAACACCTGGTACTCCCGCAGCATTGTGTACATCGTTTGAAGGTTATCCTCTAACAAGGAAAGGCCGTGCGGGAATTGCCCTAAAAGTCTCGGCAGTTTCCAGCTTCTGGGGTGGAATTATCTCTACGGCCGTACTATTGATTTTCGCCCCAATTCTGGCTTATTTCGCCTTGAATTTTGGTCCTCCCGAGTATTTCCTCTTGGCTATTATGGGCCTGGCCAGTATCGTCATGTTTGCCAAAGGTAATATGATCAAGGGGTTGTTGTCGGGTTTTATAGGTCTGGCAATTTCTCTGATTGGTACAGACCCAATTTCCGGAAGCCTTCGCTACACTGGTGGTTTTCTGGAGCTTTATGAAGGGCTTGATTTTATGGCTCCTCTTATTGGAATGTTCTCCATTGCCCAGATGCTTACCCTGGCAGGAGAAAAGACTATTGCCAAGGGTGTAGGAGATGCTAAAGCGGTTATCAAAAAAGAAAAAATGCCTAAAGGATTGGTTAAACCCATAACTCTTGGTTCTTTTATGGGAACCGGAATCGGTATCCTGCCGGGCGCCGGTGCCACTATTTCAGCCTTTCTGGCATACCAGACTCAAAGGCAAATTTCCAAAAAAAAGCATGAGTTTGGAAAAGGAAGTCTTGAGGGGATTGCTGCTGCTGAAAGTAGTAATAACGCCGTAACCGGGGGATCTTTGATCCCTCTTCTGACCCTCGGTATTCCGGGAAATACAACCTCTGCAGCCCTTATGGGAGGTTTGATTATTCAGGGGCTTATCCCGGGTCCTGAACTGTTTACCCGGTATGCTGATGTTACTTATCCTTTTATCCTTTCCCTATTCGTTGCCAATGTCGTATTTCTGATGGTGGGATTGTTTTTTGCACCCCAGTTGGCAAAGGTTTCATTAATACCTACATCCCTGCTGATACCAGTTGTCTGTATGTTCTCGGTTATTGGTACTTATGCCATACAGAACAGCCTGTTTGATGTGGGAGTTATGATTATATTTGCTTTATTGGGATATTTTCTAAGTAAATATGGTTTTTCCATGGGAGCACTGGTTCTGGGGCTAATCCTCGGACCTATTGCAGAAAAAGGATTTGCCCAGGGAATCTTGATGGGTAAGGGATCTTATTCTATTTTTGTTACCCGTCCTACAAGTATCGTTTTGATTGCAATCACAGTCATTCTGATCGTTTCCAGTTATTTTACCGCACCAGAAATGGATCCAACCGAAGAATCGGCAATTTAA